One Rossellomorea aquimaris DNA window includes the following coding sequences:
- a CDS encoding DUF4190 domain-containing protein, translated as MNDERRELNSVDRNLQDIDVYYDNPETDVSKEYREETAAEIAAPMSVSRDFEEDTARDTTTSGRVLGYSALALSILSLFILPVIMGAAGIVLGFVARRRGAEMLGAWAIGIGAVSIIIGLFVLPFF; from the coding sequence TGAACGACGCGAATTAAACAGCGTTGATCGAAATCTACAAGATATCGACGTGTATTACGACAATCCGGAAACAGATGTGAGTAAAGAATACCGTGAAGAAACAGCAGCTGAAATTGCTGCTCCAATGAGTGTAAGCCGCGACTTTGAAGAGGATACCGCCCGAGATACGACAACATCAGGTCGTGTATTGGGTTACTCCGCACTTGCTCTATCCATTCTTTCCTTATTTATTCTCCCGGTAATCATGGGGGCTGCGGGGATTGTTCTTGGATTCGTGGCAAGAAGACGAGGAGCAGAAATGCTCGGTGCCTGGGCGATCGGAATTGGGGCCGTATCGATAATTATTGGATTATTTGTACTGCCGTTCTTTTAA